Genomic DNA from Salvia miltiorrhiza cultivar Shanhuang (shh) chromosome 1, IMPLAD_Smil_shh, whole genome shotgun sequence:
tcacgctacagttcaaagtttgtgtgcaaaaccagaattggACGAAAATTCAGTATTTTATAGGCAATTAATCCTATATCTAAAATTACATTTTTATGGTTAATAAATACTCCTTCTATCCAACAACCACAAGTGTGTGCATCACTTTTGATgatatgagttttaataaaatattagattaaataaacGGATTGAGAGTTGAAAAATTGATTcactttattataaaataaaagtaagaaACAAAGTAGGTAGTGTCCAAAAAGGCAAAAAGGATAAATACACACTCTATATGAcgtctcaaaataaaaataagggcACACGCTTATGGAATGGAGGAAGTAATacccataaaaaattatttttatttttgttaagaaaaaaaCTTTAGTATAAAATTAGAGGAGTTTTTATCTTCTAGACTGAGTTTCAGCTTCTCATAGCGAAATGCGAGGAGTTTTTTTATCTTGTACACGAGTTGTATATTACGCTGCGTTAGTTGTATGACTGTATCTTGTAACCCCGTGAGCCGTGACGGACAGCAAAATATGACCGTCGGAGCGGGGCCACACGCTCGTTAGACCGGCGCGTGTATGCAACTATGTATTCCACTTTGTCTTAAGATGTGCGGCTACGATGAGGCCAGCCGCCACGCGGCAGCGGTATTACGCAAACGCTCCGTGCGAGCGGTTGCACTGGATAGCTACTCATTTAATTAGCGCAAtagtaaattaaataaaaaaagaaaaatgggaaaaaaggaaagagaaaggagACGAAGACTAGAGAAACTCTGCTCATACTTCCATTCATTTACATCTTCTCTCTCTGAATAATCTGCTGGTGctgctttctctctctagagcTGCCCTTCTTCGACGTCGTCGTTTCTCTCCATCGGAGCGTGTCTCTTGTGTAAAGGTGAGCAGGCTTGTGAGGAGTGGGCTGGACGAGGGGCAGAGCTGTAAATTGACCGAGCTCCGCTGGAGTGCTTTTGGGTTTACTTGTAGCCTGCGAGAAAGTAAAGGCTCTCAGCTCTCGATCGAGGTGCATTTTTCTCTTCGTTTCTCGATTCTGCCCTCGGATCACCGTGTGTTTTTGCGAATTTTAGGGTTTATTACGTTTTTCGTTGCTGTATTTGGTTTTAAAAAGGAGATATATTTTTTGGAGAATAATCTTTCTTTTCGTTGGTGGGATTTTGTTTCCATGGAAAGTTCTGATTTTTTCGGCAATTTTGGGTATTTACTCCTTTGATTTTCTTGCAAGTGATTCTGGTTAGCTCAATTGACTGAAAAAGAAAATGGGTTTACTAATGAATCTAGGCTTGATCGTTTGAATTCATACTAGTATGATCAAATTTTTGGCGAGTTCTGGTGGAAATTGTGGTAAACTTCAAGAGTATATCTTCGTCTGTAGTTTTAGATGTAGGAAGCTTCATTAATAGATTGGAGCTGTCCTTTGAGAAGGTCCTGGAGTTCTATATGAATGATCAGCGGTAACTGTGAaaattgattttgttttgtGGGTTTTAATTTGGTTGCTTTTCTGATTAACTGCGGAAGGTTCTGAATATATTGAGTGTATGTTAaaatttgttaaatttatatattttttggttTAAGGTTTGGTCTTCGAGCTTGAGGCTGGAAATACTAATGCAGAAGGTATAAAAAGATTGTCGAGGTTCCGTGTTGCAGACTGCATATAAACTCTAATAAGAAAATGTTGGAGGGTCCCAAGTTTACTGGAATTGTAGGCCTAAACAATAATCATGATAATTATGTCATGCATTTTTATCACAAGCTCAATGAGGGATCAAATATGTCGACCGAAAGTTATGGGAGCTTGCAGATGAGCAATGGTGGAGGCTCTGTTGCGATGTCAGTAGACAACAGCAGTGTGGGGTCAAACGATTCCCACACTCGTATCTTGGGTCACAACGGCCTCAGGCATGTCAAAGACTATTCTGTCGCTGCCAGTGTCAATCATGGGAGAGTTTCTCAAGGGCTGAGTGATGACGCACTCGCTCAAGCTCTGTTGGATCCTCGATATCCTACTGAGGGACTTGGTAATTATGATGAGTGGACAATTGACCTGAGAAAGCTGAACATGGGACCTGCTTTTGCTCAGGGTGCTTTTGGGAAGCTCTACAAAGGCACATATAATGGTGAGGATGTTGCAATTAAGCTTTTGGAGAGGCCGGAGAATGACGCAGAGAGGGCACACTTGATGGAGCAGCAGTTTCAACAAGAAGTAATGATGTTGGCTACGCTTAAACACCCAAATATTGTCCGCTTTATTGGCGCATGCCGAAAACCCATGGTGTGGTGTATCGTGACAGAATACGCCAAGGGAGGGTCAGTGCGCCAGTTCTTGACAAAACGTCAGAATCGTTCAGTGCCCTTGAAATTGGCTGTCAAGCAGGCCTTAGATGTGGCTAGGGGGATGGCATATGTTCATGGATTAAATTTGATTCACCGGGACTTGAAGTCTGACAATTTACTAATTTCTGCTGACAAGTCAATCAAGATTGCTGATTTTGGGGTTGCTCGTATAGAGGTGCAGACAGAAGGAATGACACCAGAAACTGGCACATACCGTTGGATGGCCCCGTAAGTtttattcttctctttctttttgtgcctTGCTTTTTTAGCTGGTTGATATTATACTTGTGCACTTGGGGATGACGACATCCTTTTTTCTTCCCTACCATCCTGGGCGTCTAGAAATGCTCCCTTTTTCTCCTAGGAACCGTAGATTAGTTTTCTGAGCTCAATCATCTAATTGCTCCTTTTGAACTTATCCTTTTTGAAGACTATCTTAGCAAGTGCCTGTGCATGCCTTTGGGTAGGCAACTATATCGTCATTTTTGGATTCGGAGTGTTTTTTGCATGCTAATGGCCCATCATTGTTTTGGATTCAGAGTTGGAAGAGTTTCATTTATTTAACTACATCTTGCCGTAGCCCCGAAAAGTTTCTTTTTGTGGCATCGATACCCTCCTTCAAATTTTGTATCCAGTGTTGGAATGAATAATTTCTCCCACCACTGTGTTTTTTGAAGTCTAAACTTGCGTATTTTCAATTGTAAACTAGGGATAAATGACATGTTATTTGACCGTGAgataaaattggtaattgttcATGGTAGACAGATGTTATTACATCTTATTATTCTTTGTTACAccttttaaaacaatttttttttttttgctctttTAGCTatatccccccccccccccccccccccgcgaCTCTGtctttctccctctccccacctcttttttgtataaataatttCCCTTCTGGATTTAATCAGTTAATCAGAATATGGTGGTAGCAACATACGGCTGATTGAAGTTGTTAGTCATCTCAAGCTAAATAGAAGTTACTGTATTAGCTGAGATAGTTTTCAAGCATATTTGTAGTTTATTGGAGGAGTTCTCAAGAATATTTGTAGTGCCCCCAGACAAAATTGTTAGTGGCCACCAGGACAAGTGGTTCTATTTTGATGAAAATGTGTGCATTTGAGCTCCCAAGCTGCATATGCAAATTCTAGATTACTAAAATTAGTAGACTCGAGAGTGACCTCAAGAAGTGATTAGTGAATTAGTCACCAGAAGTCCAAATTGAATTTTTGGTGTCTGATTGGCTGGGAGTGGTGGAGATGTTTGATTTTTGTGGGACAACAGTAATGCATTGCAGGAACCTATCAACAAGCAATGGGAAGAGTGGTATCTTGTTGCCAGCAATTTCACTGTACAGAATAGATTTTAGATTGTACTGAACCTACTGAACcattaaattttttgctacaaaTAGCCTTAAGTTCTTGAAGATTAGTAAATAAATATGAAGTTTGTGGTAATGCACTTGCACTACTCGAGTTCAGGATAGAGAAAATGTTAAGTTTCCTTGTCGCACTTCAGATCAACTGGGACGTTGCGTTTAAAATTCTCAACATGGTTCTTACTCGTTTGTATACGCATTGCACTTAGTACCTTGTGCTATGAAATTGCAGAGAAATGATCCAACACCGGCCTTATACCCAGAAAGTTGATGTATATAGCTTTGGGATTGTCCTGTGGGAGCTAATCACAGGGATGCTCCCGTTCCAGAATATGACTGCCGTTCAGGCAGCATTCGCTGTTGTGAACAAAGGTGTTCGGCCAACCATCCCTAACGAGTGCCTGCCTGCTCTGAGTCAGATCATGACGCTCTGCTGGGATGGGAATCCTGATGTTAGGCCATCCTTCAGCGAGGTGGTCAGAATGCTCGAGGCTGCAGAGACGGAGATCATGACTACTGTGAGAAAAGCTCGTTTCAGGTGCTGTATGAGTCAACCGATGACTACAGATTGATGCAAAGAAGAAACTAGAAGTGTTAAAAAACAATGTATAAGAATCGGAAAGGCGACTGATTTGTCAGGTTTATGTATGTATGATCATCAGGCTAAATTTCTTTCCTGGGTTAGAGATAAGGAGAGAAAGTTTATGATAATAACTGCttgttttgatttttaactTTGTGGATTTAAGATACTGTTTTTAGTGGTAATAGAGATCTGATGTGTATTTATGCATTTGAAGCCCACTTGACAAAGAATAGAATTCTCCCTTGAGCTGCAGAATCTGACGATGTCGATCAACGGCGATGCCGGCGAAAGAATCTGAGACGTCCAATGCATAATATACTTACATGTATTAGTTGTGTGAAGAATTTGTAGGTGGAGTTGGTAtctgtttattttgtttttgttacAAACAACGGAAATGGAGGGTTGCATGAttaattttctaaaattttgtaTGTCTTTACTTGTGCAGTATATTGTTGTTACATAGAAAAGTTATTAACTAATTTTTCCAAATTGTGCAGCATTCTCGTGGTGTGGTGGTTGTGAACATATGTTCTCATGCAACGATCTGTTGTTTATAATCTTTAAGGGGGCGTTTATTTGGAAGAAGTAGGCTTGagcttgatagataaaaatagtaaggttagtttctttttatttagatggattgaaattttggaaTATCTCAAAACTCTCGACTATTTCAATCATTTGAGTTAATTTTGCTTAATTTTTGTTCTATTAAAATGGTGAGAATGATCTttctcttgaggataaaaatatatattctatCATGCATCTTGtcaatcatgaaaaataaatattcctTAAGAGATGataatctttttttctttatgtcaatttatttattatgagtATTACTTAGATTTGGCATTAAAGTGTTGGCGTTTATATGTACGATTTGTGACGGTATATTAATTTAAGAGCATATTCTTTTTGGTGAGTAACCAGGGATGCCATTTTTTGGTGTGAAAgccaaatatattttaatttaattaatttgttcgtGTAAGTTTAATTGGAAATGAAATGGAATAAAATAAAGGAGAGGAATAGTAATaataactattatttttttagggtgcatttactttgatggaaaatgagagaaaaaatatattttcacctatttttcaccattttcacataattactttgatggaaaattttctccGGGCATGGTTGAATATTTTCTTGGACAACtacttttcactcattttctctccaatattGGATATTATCCTAAGTaaggggtgtgaaaatatttttcaacattctCTCATCTTTTgtaaacatataataaaaaaagaagaaaaatataatattttcttatccatcattttccaataaaaattttacaaccaaagtaaacacactctgagtgtttggtttaacaataaAAAGGAATCACTAGCTAGTAAGAGTTGAAGGATAACAAATTGGGTGCTTGGATTAATTATACCCTCAACTCTCAAGTAAGGATAATTGTTAACACATTACCCAAATCAAACAACAactaatggattcaattaattgaattcatttcCAACCTCCAAAAACGCGCAACCAAACATGGGTTTAGGGTGCGATAACAAAAAAGGGGTATATAGCAAAAAAAGTttatcattttaaattttattttatttttcctcattttctatgaaaaaaaaaagaaaaaagaatttcacaatttttcatTTCTCATTTTCACTTCAGGGAGAAATAAATATTATCACATAAAAAAtgaaggaataatattatcacttcTTGAAATGAAAACAAGGTATGAGAAATGGTGAAAGTTTATTTTGTAGAAAATTAATGAAAACAAATAAGGCATTTAAATGgagaaattttttattatccctccatttccCTCCATAAATTTATCGATCAAAGAGACTTTGCCCTCGTACGAGATTGTAGGCCCTAAAAATTTAATGATGGGCTGTTGCAGAAATAAGGTATATATATTTAGGGCTCGTTTTGGTAAGGTTATACATCTTGAGAAACTAAATGTAGCCAATCAGTTTCATCTATCATGCATCATCACGCAATTTTTGCATTACTATACGAATACGAAATTAATTTCAGTTTCCtacagtggcggagccaggaattaatttgggagggggctgaactTACACGGGGTTCGGAGGTGACAGTCctcgagaatttttttttggacattccgtgtATTTAagacattattttattaaaagacaagcataataataataataaagaacaacattttttatagattatataatttaaatatataacaaattattttctatacattacaaatttttttacgacattctgtatttttaaagcattttttattaaaagacgagcataatagtaattataaagaacatcattttcatatactatatagtttcaatatattacaaacttttttttttgtcatttcgtacattttagacatttttttattaatatacaagcataataacaataataacgaacaatattttcataaattatatattttcaataaattacaagttagaatcaataataataaaatacaagcatagtaataatagcaaacaaattttttttggacattccatccattttaggcattttctattaaaaggcaagcataatagtGGTAATAATGTACtccataatatttttatagattatatagttttaaataatacaattatccttaaattaattataaatggaagaatataacaagctaatcaacttttgtaaaataatttttttataatataaacatatatctatatatatatatttttaaaaaaactcaaaatttgggaggggggttcagccccccctagccccccggCTACGCCCCTGGTTTCCTAAGTAATATATACGTAGCTGAGCTAACAAAAACTTGATCAATTGAAAAGACTAATTAAGTGATATCGAGAACTGGTGTatgattgttgttgttgttgttttttttttttttttttaagaattaattaatttatttaaattaaagggTGATCGCTGACAGGTAACGCTCTCACCGGTGTAATCGGTGCAATATTGGCGATGATGTTATCTCAATCTATTTCATTACCTCTTAACCCCTCAACATTTGTTGCATTTTCTATCATGCGCGTGTCCGTTTATTAATTTCGGGCCAATTAATATGGATGAAATAGCTTCGGCATTAAATTGCTTTTAAATCGTGAAAGATACACATTGATGCAtttaatacacacacacacacacacatatatatatatatatatatatatatatatatatatatatatatatatatatagggagaggttcaagaaagaaccataaataaaagaagaccggagaaccattttcagccattcgatcatcaagatctacggtggatgcatcatcttgttggatgaatgcagatcctgggttcgaatcctgaatggagcattttttttaaaattttttagtgcattaattttaacagcaaatgcattaatttttacagtagatgcattagatttgatggttctcccgttctcacaaataatgttgTTGGGTCAacgttattgttgttgttgggaAACGTTAATCCAAGTTTTGTAAGAGTCAAGTAAACATGACATATGAGTTAAGTTGTCGTTATGGGTCTCAccctttttaattattgaacgactgaattttctttaaattacCCCTAGGCCATAGGTTTACCATAGtaactaattttctttttcatgcaAAAAGAGGAGTAATACtcataactaattaatttttttagcataacctaattattaataacttCTATGGAAGACGTCCGAGATGATTACGGATCTCAAAATTGACCTTATTATTAgttttatacttcaaataaaaaatgaaccTTGATATTATAAACTACAAAATTATCAATGAAGATCACATCATGTGCATGTGCATGTGCATCTAACATCAATATTTCTCGTTGGcaatattacaaaaaataaaaaggctctaataacttaattaattaacattgttTGGATCTCACATAATGGTCAATAGAACTA
This window encodes:
- the LOC130988353 gene encoding serine/threonine-protein kinase STY13-like, which produces MLEGPKFTGIVGLNNNHDNYVMHFYHKLNEGSNMSTESYGSLQMSNGGGSVAMSVDNSSVGSNDSHTRILGHNGLRHVKDYSVAASVNHGRVSQGLSDDALAQALLDPRYPTEGLGNYDEWTIDLRKLNMGPAFAQGAFGKLYKGTYNGEDVAIKLLERPENDAERAHLMEQQFQQEVMMLATLKHPNIVRFIGACRKPMVWCIVTEYAKGGSVRQFLTKRQNRSVPLKLAVKQALDVARGMAYVHGLNLIHRDLKSDNLLISADKSIKIADFGVARIEVQTEGMTPETGTYRWMAPEMIQHRPYTQKVDVYSFGIVLWELITGMLPFQNMTAVQAAFAVVNKGVRPTIPNECLPALSQIMTLCWDGNPDVRPSFSEVVRMLEAAETEIMTTVRKARFRCCMSQPMTTD